From Gadus morhua chromosome 14, gadMor3.0, whole genome shotgun sequence:
atcacaagtgataaaaaagcgtggcaagccactcagcaaaaatgtgcgtttgacaacaacgcactaacactaaactttgatgtcaagtagggggccacaaaatatcatcccgcgggcctcaattggcccccgggccgcgagtttgagacctcTGTTCTAGAGCAAaggggctagggggggggggggggggggagtcagctCTAGAGCTGCCAGCAGCGGTTCAACTTCCAGGATTAAAAACACGACAGTGCATGAGGGGCTGACTGACGTCTTTTCGTCAGAGAGATGTTTTTATGTGGGAAATCGTACGGCTTGCGCTTGTCTTTAAGCCGCCAGAAGACACAATGCATGACATTCATCTGACAGGCAAAGATGTGTTATTCAAACTGCAGTTAGATCTGCTTCTGTGTTTAATAGAGACAGGAACCTTTTATTGAGTCATGGATACATATTGAACTGGCGGTGTAGTCCTCTTTCTGGTATAGCTGCTTGTTATTTTCAGTTTCCAATATGTAAAAATAGGTATCACATAATATTTGGGTTTTTGTTCTCTAACTAATTGAGATGGATCAGTACTGCCAGGCAAACCTCACTAAGTTATTTGTGTTATTGCTAAGCAGTTGTTTATCATGTAGTAGTTTCCTTATCAATGATGGATGAACCAACATATTTTGGTTATGTGTTTTTCTCATTGAAACCCTCATTCTAAGCTTGGCTTGTAGCTAGTATTGTAAATGTGTATTTGGATTTGTCGCTATAGTTGGGAGTATGATGCTTTGGATAATTAATGGGGTACAGTGTCCTGAACGTGCTGTACTGTGTCCTGCCTCGCCGCTGAGGAATTGCAGCCCACACTGCAGAATGCTAGTCATGAACACAAAGTAGAGGAATCGATTATCAGACACGCTAAACAGGGGACACggatccctgtgtgtgtgtgtgtgtgtgtgtgtgtgtgtgtgtgtgtgtgtgtgtgtgtggtgtgtgtgtgtgtgtgtgtgtgtgtgtgtgcgcgcgcgcgcgcgtgtgtgtgtgtgtgtgtgtgtgtgtgtgtgtgtgtgtgtgtgtgtgtgtgtttgtgtgtgtgtgtgtgtgtgtgtgtgtgtgtgtttttccccaAACTGATCCCGATACAGTAGACCGCCTCAGTCAACTTGttttaaacacaacattgtGTGATAAGGACTGACACTTTTAGTATAAACTTTTGAGAGAACATTTTGTGTTCTACAGCTCTGGGACCCTTGCAGTGACATCACAGCTGTCATCTTATCTAGCTCTGTCACCATAGCAATGAACCCACCCCTGTCATCTTATCCAGCTTAGTTTCCATGACAATCATGCCACGCTGACAACCAGCGCAGTTACCTAGGTGATGACATCAACACTGTTAGTCCAGTTCTTTTCTTGACTAATGACGTCACCGCTGTAATCACGCTCGAAACTATGGCCGTGATGTCATGGCCCCTGCTCTGTTACCTTAAGGATTACATCATTGCTGTTACCTTGGCTGTAATGTAATTGCCACCTCTCATAATTTTCCCTCTTCTGTGTCTCCAGGTCTGTTACTACAAATATGGCGCCACTGCTGTAATCCAGCTATATTGCTTTAGCTATGAGATTATTGTTGTAATCCAGCTCtgttcattaaattattaaaTCACATCTGCAATCCAGCTCTGTTACTTTAGCTTTGATGTCCCTGCTGTAATCCAACTCTATCACCTTATGGATGACGTCATTGTCGCAAACAAGCATTATTACCGTGGCGATGATTTCATTGCCACCCCTCATAATTTACCCTATTATGTAGCTCCGTTCTTCCTTaattatcctctctctctaccccttttagtatctctgtttgtctctctctctcaattcaattcaattcaaaaaagctttattggcatgagaaatatacatttgaacaataaaataaacagcgtTATAAAGTAAAAAGGTAaggtatatattataataatataataagtataaaccgttaaatacaaaatatcgatgcatatcaaatgttatactataaaagtactttaaaaagtaaaatgtgcgatattataaaaattacaaaaattacagTATCTCGtataaacagataaattaaaGATACACTCTAAATACGCAGTATTTACATTATGGAGGATGTGGGCAATAGTGCCATTATTGTGTGAAGAATGAGTCCAGGGGGATGAGTCTATGGGGAGTTTGAGGTCCTTGAGGTGACGAATCTTGCTGCTGCGTTCGCACATTGTTGTATTTCTCTCAACAGGTATGGCAGTTTGTGAGCATCTGGAGTGTCTTCGAAGTCCTTGCATGCCTTTGTAATCCGTGGGAAGTTTATATTCCTGATTTCTTCGTATGACTGGCAGGAAGTCAGGAAATGCAGTTCTGTCtagttggttgtgtgtgcagtgggagcacagtctgtctctctctctctcgctctctctctctctctctcgctctctctctctctctctcgctctctctctgtatctctctctctctctctctctctctctctctctctctctctctctctctctctctctctctctctctctctctctctctctctctctctctctctgtatctctctctctctctctctctctctctctctctctctctctctctctctctctctctctctctctctctctctctctctctctctctctctctccctccctccctccctctctctctctctctctctctctctctctctctctctctctctctgtatctctctctctctctctctctctctctctctctctctctctctctctctctctctctctctctctctctctctctctctctctctctctctctctctctctctctctctctctctctctctccctccctccctccctccctccctccctctctctctctctctctctctctctctctctctctctctctctctctctctctctctctctctctctctctctctctctctctctctttctctctctctccctctgtgtctctctctctaaccgcCACCCCCCTGGCGTCTGCGTCCCCCTAGGAGCTGTTGTTCAGCGTGTGCGCCCTCAACGTCATCTCCACCATCGTGTGTGCCCTGGCCACCGCCATGTGCTGTATGCAGATGGTGTCCACTGACCTGCTGCAGATGGTAGGTGGTTTGGATTTTTTTGTCTTCAATGCAACTTTATTGAAAAGAATATAGATCTGAGCAGTCACCCTCTGGCCGCCATGATGTTCGGATTATTTAAAGACATTTTAATACATGAGCTGTTAGATATGTGATGTGAGGTCAAGTCAGGAATTCAGAAAGTGTATTTTAGaccatgacacacaaacacacacacacacacgtacaaacacaccaGTGTGTCCATTAAGCCACCAACTGTCTGCCAGTGGTGTTATTTTCTGCCTGTCACACACAATAGGTCATAAAAAAAGACCCAGCCAGCGCTGCCCGACTACATAAATGAGTACTTAAATAAAAGCGAATGCGAGAGCTTTAACTCCAATACAACCTGACTTTGCACACCTATTTATGAGCGATCTTGTTGTGGGAGTAAGAGATCAGAGACAGCGAAGATTGTAGAGTCTTGTTATAGCTCAACGTGAGAGACACAAGGTGGGAGCTCAGTTGTTTCAacattggagagagagaaataaacagCTGTACAGGGATATCAGGGCCCAGGGGCAGGGTTTGTCTATAGATTTAGACTGTTTAGAGTGAGACGATATATTCGGGTAAAGTGGAGATGTGTACCGATGAGGCCAAACTTTTGGTTTGTTATGAGGTGAGGTGGAGAAGGGGGTGGAGAGAAAGgccggtggtgtgtgtgtgtgtgtgtgtgtgtgtgtgtgtgtgtgtgtgtgtgtgtgtgtgtgtgtgtgtgtgtgtgtgtgtgtgtgtgtgtgtgtgtgtgtgtgtgtgtgtgtgtgtttgtgtgtgtctaacccCCCACTGACGTGTCACATGACCAGTTCATGCCTCACCGTGGCCGGGCCCTGAACGCGGACTGCGTGACCCCCCACGGCACCATCCTCCACCAGACCCTGGACTTTGACGAGTTCATTCCGcccatccccccgcccccctactACCCCCCGGAGTACACCTGCACCCCCTCCATGGACGGACAGAGGTACGTACGTCCTTGACCTGACAGCTACGCTAACGCCGCTCAACTGGTCTGACTTTTTCGAAGAAGCAGAGTTGAAACACGCGTATGAGGCAGATCTCTTATATCAGCGAATAGCGAGCGTGAAGTTCCCCCTTTAAGTTCCAACAGAATCTATTATTTTCCTCCTCACAGTGACCTTTATATCCAGAAGACTGATTTCGATAAATGTTAAGTAATGTTTGCAGAAACATGGTTTGAGAACTGAGAAAGTCTGAGAATCAATTTTATGTGCTGTGGTGTGCTCAATATATAGGCCTTTTCGGTCTGGTGCTGAATGAGATTATGTTTTCTGAGTCACCTACAGATACGGGATAATGGAAGCGCATTGAAAAGGTCTGACTGTATTTTCTGGACCTATGTCTCGGCTGGTTGACGGGTGTGACCTTTTGCATGATCTGTGGCGTGTCTGAAAGCATTCGACCGTTAATGAGTTACAATCACCTGTGAGAACGACCATGCGTGGCGAATCAGAACGCTGAAGCTGCTGCCGGCATCTCCTCGCTGTGTGTTTTACGCTGCATTACACACCGACCGGTGAACAGGATGCGATGCCGTGGTCTAATGTCCTGTATTctggaatgaatgaataaataaaacaaaagaccTGAAGCGTTCGTCCCCAAAGACTTCACCTTGGGCCTTCGGATGTCCTCAATATGGACTCTTTTTATCCCAAGCGTCTCGGAATACTACGAGGGCATGCATTTGTTAGAATGGGTGGCACCCAGTGGGATCCAAATTCCCTGACAGCTGAGCCAGACGGGACCGCCTGCTATGAACATGGATACAGGTTGATCCTGTTGCATTTGTATGGTTCAAAAAACCTATCGACGTCAGAACAAGGGATTCATTCTGCATGATCGATCGGGCACAGTTAATGGACAATAACGTCGCTCCTGGCTTCACGAAAAACATCCGCTTTCAATGTCATGTGAAGTGCATTTATCGTGAATGCGCCTGCCATGAATGAAAAAAAGCAATACAGTCCTTTCGgaatcaatgtgtgtgtatcagtaccCTAGTTTGTGGGCAACATAGTAGTGAATTGCCTCTCCACTACTCTTCAAAAGGTCTTATCACAAAGACCAAAGTGATATATTGCTATTGATTACATTTGAGGTCGGCGCATTCACACAAGAATCGTCGTCGGCAGAATCAGCACAGCAAAGGGATTTTGACAAAGGTTACTGATGCTTTGATCGGTGGTGTCCTTTAACACAGTCAGCTTCAGATTCCACCTGCCCAGGGCTTCAGTTTATACATGACTCAATAACTAACTGATGAGGCTTAAGCGATAAAACGATCTACGATGAAACACGAGGTTAAAAATGGTGAGGCATTTTATATTGAAATCCTCAATGGGGGTGTACCTTTGAAAAGGTATTTTCTTGTCGAGTTGAAAGCCAGTTGCATGGCCGGTAAGTCTTGTTGTGTGCACCCACGTCTCCTGCCTGACGTTCCGTAGTGGGAAGAGAAATacgagacagagaggcagagaaagggataaAAAAACACCCACATATGCTACCTGACATTCCCTCGAAGGAGATAAAGTGAGACAGAACACACTAGCCAACCGACAGagggggaaacagagagagacgaagacagGAATAGAATCACACCCACATCCATTGCTTGACATTTCCTCCATGATGTTTCATTTAATAAAAACTGCCAGTATACACAGCACCTCAGTCGATGTTGGTGGTGGTTTATTAAAAACACTTGCATGAGGAACATTTCTCAATTTCCCAGAACGCCTTGTGAAGGCGAGTTCAAATGGTGAGAAAGAGACGTTAGCAAGTCAGCAGAGTTTATGAAGTATAGCACTTTTTACACAGCAAAAGTCTCAAATCGCTTCACAAAAGAACAATTGTTAGACAATAACGACTTTCATAATAATCATTCAAACAAAGACTAAGACATAAACAACAGCGGACCTTAAAACACACAGTTTGACCAGACAGTTTGAGTTTCACGAGACAATGAGGCAAAATAAAGGGCACTTTAAATGAAGGAGTGTGATCTGTATCTGGGTTCAGTTCCGCTTGTGTGAATTTCTAATATCTGATTGCTCCCATGTGTTGCGACACAATAGAGCAGATGTGGCCCTGCATGAGAGAGAAGCTACCTGTCATTAAAGGAGCTTACATAGTCTCTGTTGAGAacgagacaaacagacagacagagagaaagagtggcaTAATGACagtttgtgagagagagtaaaggagagagagacacacacacacacacacacacacacacacacacacacacacacacacacacacacacacacaccagaatcTGACATACATATAAACAGACAGTGGGGGacagagacaacagagagagatggggagtaagagagagagtgagagagagagagagagagagagagagagagagagagagagagagagagagagagagagagagagagagagagagagagagagagagagagagagagatgataaaGAGAATAAGGGTGCGACTGATGTCTTATTTGGCAGGGAGCCATGGCTGTTTGACACCGCAGGTATAAATACAAACAGGCCTGTAGACACATTAACTGCACCGTACAGGGTTGTGAGTCATGACATCATCAGCAGGCAGGTGATTGGTGGATACTATGGCAGGCTATCTTTCACGCCGTGTTACTTTACACTAAAACAGGATTGTAATTAAAAGATAGGACATCTTGCATCGCTGCTCATCCTTAATTGGCCCCCGATAAAACGATGTTATGGTGCACATGGGATCATCCCTTTGTCTTGAGTTAAAGTTTAGGGATTATTCAGaggaatattttctttttaaaattaaGGTACACTGGGGTAGAAAGAATAATTAAATAGGAAAAATAAACCATGTTTAAGTACCCAAGGACCGGTTTGTGGTTCCCTGGAGAGCAGCTACCTAAAACAATACATTAAAATAGAAAGCAGATGAAAAACAACCCAATTATATATCCTCTGTTAATATCTGGATGGCTATCTGTGTTGAGGTGTTCTGTATtctggtttgtgttttgtttgacaGACATGAAGTTCAGTCTATTCCAattgtgttttttggttttctGACCTTAAGTATATTTGGGCAGTTGGTTAGGATATTTTTACTATAGAGTAGTATGTTTGGTCTGTGAGTGACTCAACCTGTTATTCTGGCTTCATAATATTTTTTGTAGTTTTCTGACCTATTCTATATTCTGGTTGTTTCCTGGACAGAGGCCTACAGCTAGACTTCCCCCACTCTCCGTTCAGTGCCATCTACGGCGTTCCAATCAACAGCCCGGGAACGCTGTACCCCACAGACCTGCCCCCGCCTTATGAGTCTGTTGTAAGCTACACCCCCGCGAGCCaggtaagccccgcccccttctgcTCCAGGTAGGAGCAGGACACATCTATTTCAAGTGTGAAAAATTATTATTAACTATTTATTTTGTTCATctgatttattatatttattagtagccctttatttccaacaaaaatgtttgtgtttttaaattataattatacatttattatgtCCCTTTTAGCACACTTCAACAGAATCAATTCACATCGCAATATCGGTGATTACAGTGAAATTAACAGTGGTTTAATAATGGCCTTTTTCCAATATGTGATGGATTTTTGGTTCCATTAATGGCAGCACTTAGAGAATAGAAATGTCGAACATAACTGAAGAGGACACTTTGTATGCACCATGTGACTTTATATCTGATTAGATCCATTCGGTTGTGTTTATAACCAAAAAGTGGTTTCTAATTAAAGCTGTACAGCTAATGGTTACCCCAGCAGCCGACCTGTCCCCTGGATCCCAGTGGATTTATTTCACGGTGATCTATTGTCCTCTAGTGGGGAGACTGTGGCATTGCAGCTGTGGCTTGGCCGCAAATCTCGAGAGTAGTTTTATACTTGAGTACTTTGTAAAGGCTTGGTAATCACAGAAATTCATGCAGTTAATCTGTGAAATTCAAAACAATACAATTACACAGGAACCAACAGTCTGTGAAATAACTGCAGACACTTAAATTGACCCTCTTATCTGCCCTCTCAGAAGTCTATTCAAAGTGTCCTCGATACAGCCACATAAATATCAatgatggtttgtgtgtgtgtgtgtgtgtgtgtgtgtgtgtgtgtgtgtgtgtgtgtgtgtgtgtgtgtgtgtgtgtgtgtgtgtgtgtgtgtgtgtgtgtgtgtgtgtgtgtgtgtgtgtgtgtgtgtgtgtgtaaaggtaaCCAGCAGCATCGAACAGCGAGCCACTGAGTCCAGTCTTTGTGAGGGAACCACCGCGGGCCTCAGCACTCAGGGTAAAGACTTGTTAACTCCCATAATGCAACATTCACATGTTCTGCAACATTCCCACAATATGTACGCTTCGGTCAAGAGAGAACTGAAACAGGTCGGGTTTATGatgcgtgatgtgtgtgtgtgtgtgtgtgtgtgtgtgtgtgtgtgtgtgtgtgtgtgtgtgtgtgtgtgtgtgtgtgtgtgtgcatgatgtgtgtgtgtgtgtgtgtgtgtgtgtgtgtgtgtgtgtgtgtgtgtgtgtgtgtgtgtgtgtgtgtgtgcatgatgtgtgtgtgtgtgtgtgtgtgtgtgtgtgtgtgtgtgtgtgtgtgtgtctgcagcctCGGTGGACAGCGCCTCCCTCCTGGTGTCCGAGCTGGCCGACCTGCAGGACAACAGCTCCTCAGACGACCTCTGCTCCCTGGAGGTCCCGGGCGGGGGCTCCGACTCCTCCCCCTACACCACGTCCAACCCCGGCCACCCCGACGGCACTGGCCCCCAGGAGCTGAGGGCCCAGGGGCCCCCGCGGGGGGGCCACCAGCGCGGCCTCGCCGACACCACCTACAGCGAGTCGTCCCACACCCAGTCCCCCGACTGGTCGTCGGACAACGCCAGCAACCTGGACCACGACGAGCACGGCGACGGCCCCCACGGCGGCGAGGAGCACGGCGCCCGCGGCCTGCACGTGTGCGAGGAGCTGGCGTCGGCCAAACACGCGGCGGAGGAACCGCCCAGGACCGCCCCGCACGCGCTGATCAGGGCGCGCGTGTTCAGCCGGAAGCTCACCCTGCCCGTGGCGCTGGCCCCACCGCCACAGCCCTGCTCCCCCACCTCGCTGGCCTCGTCCGGGGGCACGTCGGGGCTCAGCCCCCTGCCGCCCTCCGCCTCGccctcgccgccgccggcgCCGGCGCGGCCCCGCGGGTCCCGGCTGTGTTTCAGCGTGTGgacgccttcctcctcctcgtcctcctcctcccagccgccGGCGCGGAGCGGCTGCTCGCCCGGAGACCGGCCGCGGGGGTTCCGGGCGGTCCGGAAGTACCGCAGGCTGGCCCGCATGGTGCGCTCCACCAGCGACcccatctcctgctcctccacaacGGGAGGTGAGggcaaggccgccttaatgcacgggcttgcctgggctgaagccccagggcctacgccgatcgggggggcgatcatgagctgcagtaaaaaaaataaaaaaataatctttaattttattttattttatactggcccatgataggccccccgatcggcgAACGCCCAtgacaatgtgatttttttgttttgggcttacaaagatcagaggcctatcatgagccaagAAAAAGAGGGCCATGGGTAGCTGGGCCCAGTGGCCCCTTGACACCACAGCCACAGTCGTCTCAACCACAGTTGTCAGGATTTCTCGTCCAACCCTAGTTACACATCTTCATTATAAGATCCCCTCTCAGGGTGCCCACGAAACccctcagccccagggcccaatggcaggttaCGGCAGGCCTGGGGGAGGGCCGTCCGTCACACTGcatattaaatacaatacacacacacaactagatTCACGTCTATCTATCAAATGTTTTAATTATCATCCACCCCAAGTAAAACTGCATATATTTAGATTTATGCATACAGATTTTTCTATGACGTATCAACCTCTCCAGGTTAGAAATCCTAGTTTGTTTTGATGTGATTCTCTATTTTGCTAAGGGCTATCTCTGATATTCTGATTTTAGTTAGAGGTTCATCTTCAGATGGCAGCAAGCACACAGTGCAAACACTGTCTTACAAGTGGCATGGTCTTGACTAGAATAATGGGATGTTAATAACGTGGCTGTGATTTCTGTCCTTCTCTGAAGGGGATGGCTGTGGATGTGTGCCCGCTGGGAAAGCTCCTTCTGGGGACTCTGATGAGACGTCTCCCCTGGATGGTAAGGGTCGACCAACCAGCATTCCCTGAACGGTCCCACCTCAATGAAGTGGAGCACCTATAAAATATtaattgtaaaatataaatCCCAGAAGAGAAATTTGGATGTTAAAAGTCCTTATCTTCTTCATCGATGGCCAGAAGTACTTTCTCCAGTGCTCAACGACggttgtgtagatgtgtgtgtttgtgtgcgtgcgcgcatgcCTAAGTTGTCTCTCCTGATCTAGATCAAGTAACAGTGTCAACCGAACCAGCAGACATCATCAGCCTCAAACCCCGAGCACTGCGCACACACTTGTCCCAGGAGCGACCCCACTCCCTGGCCGACCTCAAGACGTATAAAGACACCAAAATCCTGGTGGCCAAGTTCCTGGAGCACTCCAGCTGCAGTCTCCCCCCAGAGGTCCAGCAGGTGGTCAACTCCATCAAGAGTGTTATCCAGTCGGACGAGAAGCACATGGAGGAGGCCATCTTCAGCGCCAATGTCATCGATCAGGTGAGAGTTTTCAGGTTGAATCAAGGGTGTGGATGCATAACGGTACGTTAAATAACACGTCACACATTGGATCAAAGGAAAAACACCAaattaaggcaaggcaaggcaaggcaactttatttatacttttcatacacaaggtagactcaaagtgcttcacatataaacattgtcatacaataaaataaaataataggtaagtaaaagaaaaacatatgcaaaaaatagaaagttaaggTAATCAAGGTAATTAAGGTAATTAAGACTACACTAGAGTACATTTCTGATTGCATTACAACGGTGCTGGTAGCTTTGTTGGGCCTTGAAATGTTTTGGGTTCCTATGTCTAGGTTTGAACTTATAGTACTTTCTCTTCCCAACACATTTTTATACAGAGCTCCACtcttgcaaacaaacaaacgtttATCATATTTTCAGATGCATAAGACTAGCGCCACTGAAAGTAATTTGTCCTTCGCAGGTAATGAGCCAATCCCAGTGGAGCCGAGGCACTTCCAGGAAGTGTTGCCATAGCGACATCCACCTCCAGAGCTGTGGCGCCTTGAGCTCTTCACCGTCCCTGCGCCGTTCCAAACGCCTGTCATCCCACCTGCTGAGCAGCCCCGACACAACCCGGCGCACCCCCTCCGACCGGAGCCTCACGTCCAGGGAGACAGTTCTCTGaccccccaaccaccaccaccaccaccaccaccaccacaacaaggacTCAGCCCAGTGATGGAGGTATTTTTCCGGGTGCCCGCCGGGCCGATGCAGTCGGGCCCAGCCATACAGCAGCAGAGATCAGACGTTGGTTTGCGGGTGTGCTAGATGTATCTCTGCGTGGGGACTTCAGAGAGGGCTGATACCCGTCAGCCCTCTTGACCCCAGTGCCATGTGAAGCAGCGCTCCGCCCATCAGCAGGAACGGTAGCATACTGGGATCCGAAGCAGCGACCGGTAGCTCTCGCACTCAACGGAAAAAAATACGACTAgtagaaaataacaaaaaaacataaacatcaaACCAGAATGTTCTCCCTCAGGGGATCTTTCTTTTACTTTTCAAATTACATTCAGTTCAAAAGGAATGCGTCTTGCTGTTTTTGCTCTTATTTGCCCACATCTGATCCATATCCGGTGCTAAAGGGAGCAACTGAAGTTTGTATTGAACTGCCGCTACCAGCTCTGTTTAAAGACAGAGCGGCACTGTAACAGAGCGGGGAGAGGGTAAATATTTAGTTGTGCCGCTGGTTAAAGGCTTATTTATCTTACCTCAGTGTGTTTCCATTCTCATCAGTGTTCTAATAAAACATGAGTTTCTAactggttgtttgtttgtgtttttcctctTCCAGCCATTGTTTATTGTGAATTGAATATTGAAACGGATCTCAGATGCAGCAGGATACGAGAGGGGCAGTGGCGCCCTCTAGGGGGTAGAACACAGGGGACCTCAATCGGATTAACGAGCGCCTTGCCTTAACACAGAGGAGCGAATTTCTTTCAAATAAAATCTGATGGAGAACATTTATAGCCATAATTGTAGACATTTCAACACGAAATGTTTTTGTGGagacacatgtgtttgtgtagatcTGCCTGCTGCAAACATGGTAAGTCCAGGTCATTGTTTTTTGttctaaattaattaattaagttgATTCAGTAAATATACATTTTCCAATAGCCTTACCAAGCAATATCATCCTTTGAAAAACTAGTCCTATTTTTTCATTCTATAGATTCAACATTTGCGGCTGCAAATGGAGAACTAATGAT
This genomic window contains:
- the fam189a1 gene encoding protein FAM189A1 encodes the protein MPLNALPRGGNHNTGSLSPASLSRSLSRLRELRTRTRIMLALGVAQMVLGSLILAVSFAALALTTSPRVRHSCPFWAGFSVLLSGLIGVVSWKRPLSLVITFFMLLSAVCVMLNLAGSILSCQNAQLVNSLEDCQLLKFDSDGVCVCCELPQQSSSCTNLGETLKLNPLRDCNTIRLRLKELLFSVCALNVISTIVCALATAMCCMQMVSTDLLQMFMPHRGRALNADCVTPHGTILHQTLDFDEFIPPIPPPPYYPPEYTCTPSMDGQRGLQLDFPHSPFSAIYGVPINSPGTLYPTDLPPPYESVVSYTPASQVTSSIEQRATESSLCEGTTAGLSTQASVDSASLLVSELADLQDNSSSDDLCSLEVPGGGSDSSPYTTSNPGHPDGTGPQELRAQGPPRGGHQRGLADTTYSESSHTQSPDWSSDNASNLDHDEHGDGPHGGEEHGARGLHVCEELASAKHAAEEPPRTAPHALIRARVFSRKLTLPVALAPPPQPCSPTSLASSGGTSGLSPLPPSASPSPPPAPARPRGSRLCFSVWTPSSSSSSSSQPPARSGCSPGDRPRGFRAVRKYRRLARMVRSTSDPISCSSTTGGDGCGCVPAGKAPSGDSDETSPLDDQVTVSTEPADIISLKPRALRTHLSQERPHSLADLKTYKDTKILVAKFLEHSSCSLPPEVQQVVNSIKSVIQSDEKHMEEAIFSANVIDQVMSQSQWSRGTSRKCCHSDIHLQSCGALSSSPSLRRSKRLSSHLLSSPDTTRRTPSDRSLTSRETVL